A window from Actimicrobium sp. CCC2.4 encodes these proteins:
- a CDS encoding polysaccharide deacetylase family protein — protein sequence MPLITLKIDVDTFRGTREGVPNLVRMLQKHDAHATFLFSLGPDHTGWALRRAFRPGFFQKVSRTSVLEHYGLKTLMYGVLLPAPDIGQLCATQLRAVQQAGFECGIHTWDHVVWQDHVRQQDAAWTQDLMQRSHERFVAIFGQVPQTHGAAGWQMNPHAFRQLDAFGIAYASDERAQLNDDGSLLHADAGPHRLSVDGKTLSCIQMPTTLPTLDELLGRTIDGELVTTANIAALLLRLTASPRDHVYTLHAELEGQKLAPIFDQLLSGWRAQGYDLASMADYHQAIGQRELPVNPIDWGTLPGRSGDLLLQAA from the coding sequence TTGCCGCTGATTACACTGAAGATTGATGTCGACACCTTTCGCGGTACCCGCGAAGGCGTGCCGAACCTGGTGCGCATGTTGCAGAAGCACGATGCCCATGCCACCTTCCTGTTTTCGCTCGGTCCGGATCACACCGGCTGGGCCTTGCGTCGCGCGTTCCGGCCGGGCTTTTTCCAGAAGGTGTCGCGCACGTCGGTGCTCGAACATTACGGCCTGAAAACCCTGATGTACGGTGTCTTACTGCCGGCACCCGATATCGGTCAATTGTGTGCAACTCAATTGCGTGCAGTGCAACAGGCCGGTTTCGAATGCGGCATCCACACCTGGGACCATGTGGTCTGGCAAGACCATGTGCGCCAGCAGGATGCAGCCTGGACACAGGATCTGATGCAGCGCTCGCATGAGCGCTTCGTGGCGATCTTCGGCCAGGTGCCGCAGACCCACGGCGCGGCCGGGTGGCAAATGAATCCACATGCGTTCCGGCAGCTTGATGCATTCGGCATTGCCTATGCCTCCGACGAACGCGCGCAACTCAACGACGACGGCAGCCTGCTGCATGCCGACGCCGGCCCGCACCGGCTCAGTGTCGATGGCAAGACCCTGTCCTGCATCCAGATGCCGACCACCTTGCCGACGCTCGATGAATTGCTCGGCCGGACCATCGATGGCGAACTGGTCACGACGGCCAATATTGCCGCGCTGCTGTTGCGGCTGACGGCCTCACCGCGGGATCATGTCTATACCTTGCATGCCGAGCTTGAAGGGCAAAAACTTGCCCCCATCTTCGATCAGTTGCTTAGCGGGTGGCGCGCCCAGGGCTATGATCTGGCGTCGATGGCGGACTACCACCAGGCCATCGGCCAGCGTGAATTGCCAGTCAATCCGATCGACTGGGGCACGCTGCCCGGCCGCTCCGGTGACTTGCTTCTGCAAGCGGCCTGA
- a CDS encoding bifunctional UDP-4-keto-pentose/UDP-xylose synthase: MKKVLILGVNGFIGHHLSKRILETTDWHVYGMDMMSDRITDLLDNPDFKSRMHFFEGDITINKEWVEYHVKKCDVILPLVAIATPSTYVKQPLRVFELDFEANLPIVRSAAKYGKHLVFPSTSEVYGMCHDDEFDPEESELICGPINKPRWIYSCSKQLMDRVIWGYGMEGLNFTLFRPFNWIGAGLDSIHTPKEGSSRVVTQFFGHIVRGENISLVDGGEQKRAFTYIDDGIDALIKIIANKDGIATGKIYNIGNPVNNYSIRDLAAMMLTLAADYPEYADSAKKVELIETTSAAYYGKGYQDVQNRVPKITNTCEELDWNPTTTMADTLRNIFDAYRGQVAAARALMD, from the coding sequence ATGAAAAAAGTCCTCATCCTCGGCGTCAATGGTTTCATTGGCCATCACCTGTCCAAGCGCATCCTCGAGACCACCGACTGGCATGTCTATGGCATGGACATGATGAGCGATCGCATCACCGACTTGCTGGACAATCCGGACTTCAAGTCACGCATGCATTTCTTTGAAGGCGACATCACGATCAACAAGGAATGGGTCGAGTACCACGTCAAGAAATGCGACGTGATCCTGCCGCTGGTGGCGATTGCCACGCCATCGACCTATGTCAAGCAACCGCTGCGCGTGTTCGAACTCGACTTCGAAGCCAACCTGCCCATCGTTCGTTCGGCCGCCAAATACGGCAAGCACCTGGTGTTCCCGTCGACCTCGGAAGTCTATGGCATGTGCCACGACGATGAATTCGATCCCGAAGAATCCGAACTGATCTGCGGTCCGATCAACAAGCCACGCTGGATTTATTCGTGCTCGAAGCAGCTGATGGACCGCGTCATCTGGGGCTATGGCATGGAAGGCTTGAACTTCACGCTGTTCCGTCCGTTCAACTGGATCGGTGCCGGACTCGATTCGATTCACACGCCGAAAGAAGGCAGCTCACGCGTGGTCACGCAATTCTTCGGTCACATCGTGCGTGGCGAAAATATTTCGCTGGTCGACGGCGGCGAACAGAAGCGCGCGTTCACGTATATCGATGACGGCATCGATGCGCTGATCAAAATCATCGCCAACAAGGATGGCATCGCCACCGGCAAGATCTACAACATCGGCAACCCGGTCAACAACTACTCGATCCGCGACCTCGCGGCGATGATGCTGACGCTGGCTGCCGACTATCCGGAATACGCCGATTCGGCCAAGAAAGTCGAACTGATCGAGACCACCTCGGCGGCCTACTACGGCAAGGGTTACCAGGACGTGCAAAACCGTGTGCCGAAAATCACCAACACCTGCGAAGAACTGGACTGGAATCCGACCACCACGATGGCAGACACGCTGCGTAATATTTTTGACGCGTATCGCGGCCAGGTCGCCGCTGCCCGCGCACTGATGGATTGA
- a CDS encoding formyltransferase yields the protein MRAVVFAYHNVGVRCLQVLLARGVEIALVVTHQDNPAETIWFESVAALCAEHGIPVTTPDDPASPALLDQVRAIAPDVIFSFYYRHMLPVPLLALARLGAFNLHGSLLPKYRGRVPINWAVLHGEQSTGATLHEMAAKPDAGAIVAQTSVPILPDDTAYEVFGKVVVAAEKTLWDVLPDMLAGRIPRLPNDISQGSYFGGRTPADGQIDWQQPAQQVYNLHRAVAPPYPGAWTILDGVTYVIGKARLSAQTFPDLAPGLAVVDNRVLGICGDARALAISTLLVDGVPLTPAQLQQNMSGKTN from the coding sequence ATGCGCGCCGTCGTCTTTGCCTATCACAATGTCGGCGTGCGCTGCCTGCAGGTCTTGCTGGCGCGCGGTGTCGAGATCGCGCTGGTCGTCACGCACCAGGACAATCCGGCCGAAACCATCTGGTTCGAATCGGTCGCTGCGCTGTGCGCCGAACACGGCATCCCTGTGACCACGCCGGATGATCCGGCCAGCCCTGCCCTGCTTGACCAAGTGCGCGCGATCGCACCGGATGTCATCTTCAGTTTTTATTACCGTCACATGTTGCCGGTGCCCTTGCTGGCGCTGGCGCGGCTGGGTGCCTTCAACCTGCATGGTTCGCTGCTGCCTAAATACCGTGGCCGCGTACCGATCAACTGGGCCGTGCTGCATGGCGAACAGAGCACCGGCGCCACGCTGCACGAGATGGCCGCCAAGCCCGACGCCGGTGCCATCGTCGCGCAAACCAGCGTGCCGATCCTGCCGGACGATACCGCCTATGAAGTCTTCGGCAAGGTCGTCGTCGCCGCTGAAAAAACACTGTGGGACGTGCTGCCGGACATGCTCGCCGGTCGCATTCCGCGCCTGCCCAACGACATCAGCCAGGGCAGCTATTTCGGTGGCCGCACACCCGCCGATGGCCAGATCGACTGGCAGCAACCGGCGCAGCAGGTCTACAACCTGCACCGCGCGGTGGCACCGCCGTATCCGGGGGCCTGGACCATACTCGATGGTGTGACCTACGTGATCGGCAAGGCGCGACTGTCGGCGCAGACTTTTCCCGACTTGGCACCTGGCCTTGCGGTAGTGGATAATCGCGTCCTGGGAATTTGCGGCGACGCTCGCGCACTGGCAATCTCGACATTGCTGGTCGACGGCGTCCCGCTCACGCCGGCGCAATTACAGCAAAACATGTCCGGCAAAACGAACTGA
- a CDS encoding glycosyltransferase — translation MKPQLSVVIPIYNEEAGLAKLFARLYPALDALGYSYEVIFVNDGSRDTSAALLADQFRLRPDVTRVVLFNGNYGQHMAILAGFQATRGEITVTLDADLQNPPEEIANLVNKMREGFDYVGSIRRERQDSAFRTYASQAMNRLREKLTHIQMTDQGNMLRAYGRNVIDLINQCSEVNTFVPALAYTFARHPTEITVEHEERSAGESKYSLYSLIRLNFDLITGFSLIPLQFFSIFGIGLSLMSALLFVILLVRRFALGAEVEGVFTLFAIVFFMIGVVLFGIGLVGEYVGRIYQQVRGRPRYVIQAVLQDTVEHREH, via the coding sequence ATGAAACCACAACTGTCCGTCGTCATCCCGATCTACAACGAAGAAGCCGGCCTCGCCAAACTGTTTGCGCGCCTCTATCCGGCGCTCGATGCACTGGGCTACAGCTACGAAGTCATCTTCGTCAACGATGGCAGCCGCGACACCTCCGCCGCACTGCTGGCCGACCAGTTCCGCCTGCGTCCGGACGTTACCCGCGTGGTGCTGTTCAATGGAAATTACGGCCAGCATATGGCCATTCTGGCCGGCTTCCAGGCCACCCGCGGCGAGATCACCGTCACGCTCGATGCCGACCTGCAAAACCCGCCCGAAGAAATCGCCAACCTGGTCAACAAGATGCGCGAAGGCTTCGATTATGTCGGCTCGATCCGGCGCGAGCGGCAGGACTCGGCATTCCGCACCTATGCCTCGCAGGCGATGAACCGGCTGCGCGAAAAACTCACGCATATCCAGATGACCGACCAGGGCAACATGCTGCGCGCCTACGGTCGCAACGTCATCGACCTGATCAACCAGTGCAGCGAAGTCAACACCTTCGTGCCCGCGCTGGCCTACACGTTTGCCCGCCATCCGACTGAAATCACGGTCGAACACGAGGAGCGCTCGGCCGGCGAATCGAAATATTCGCTCTACAGCCTGATCCGCCTGAACTTCGATCTGATCACTGGATTTTCGCTGATACCGTTGCAGTTTTTTTCCATCTTTGGGATCGGCCTGTCGTTGATGTCGGCCTTGCTGTTCGTGATATTGCTGGTGCGTCGCTTCGCGCTCGGGGCCGAGGTCGAAGGCGTGTTCACGCTGTTCGCCATAGTGTTCTTCATGATCGGCGTGGTGCTGTTCGGCATCGGACTGGTCGGCGAATATGTCGGCCGTATCTACCAGCAAGTACGCGGCCGTCCGCGCTATGTGATCCAGGCGGTCTTGCAGGATACCGTCGAGCATCGGGAGCATTGA
- a CDS encoding DegT/DnrJ/EryC1/StrS aminotransferase family protein: protein MTQPFLPFSKPTIDEATIAAVGDVLRSGWLTSGPKVQAFEAQLSAYFGGRPVRTFNSGTCTMEIALRIAGIGPGDEVITTPISWVATANVIIEVGATPVFADIDPVTRNIDLDLVEAAITPRTRAIIPVFLSGLPVDMDRLYAIAKKHNLRVIEDAAQAIASSWKGQRIGAIGDFVSFSFQANKNITTSEGGCLVLNDAAEARLAEKYRLQGVTRTGFDGLDVDVLGGKFNMTDIAAAIGLGQFAHIDAVTATRRRLAQHYFALFGSDFEARTGAQLPVADFEQSNWHMFQLVLPQRITRADFMERMMALQIGIGYHYPAIHLLSLYRARGFTDGMFPVAERVGQRIVSLPMFATMTESDVERAVAAVLSVLQ, encoded by the coding sequence ATGACACAGCCCTTCCTGCCGTTTTCCAAACCCACCATTGATGAAGCCACCATCGCCGCCGTCGGCGACGTGCTGCGCTCGGGCTGGCTGACCAGCGGTCCGAAGGTGCAAGCGTTCGAGGCGCAGCTGTCGGCATACTTCGGTGGCCGGCCGGTCAGGACCTTCAACTCCGGCACCTGCACGATGGAAATCGCGCTGCGCATCGCCGGCATCGGCCCCGGCGATGAAGTCATCACGACGCCGATTTCATGGGTCGCCACCGCCAACGTGATCATCGAAGTCGGTGCCACGCCGGTGTTTGCCGATATCGATCCGGTCACCCGCAACATCGACCTCGACCTGGTCGAGGCGGCCATCACACCGCGCACCCGCGCGATCATCCCGGTGTTTTTGTCCGGCTTGCCGGTCGACATGGACCGCCTGTATGCGATCGCCAAAAAACATAATCTGCGGGTGATCGAAGATGCCGCGCAAGCAATTGCATCGAGCTGGAAAGGCCAGCGCATCGGCGCCATCGGCGACTTCGTGTCGTTCAGCTTCCAGGCCAACAAGAACATCACCACCTCCGAAGGCGGCTGCCTGGTCTTGAACGATGCTGCCGAAGCACGGCTGGCCGAAAAGTACCGGCTACAAGGCGTCACCCGTACCGGCTTCGATGGGCTTGATGTCGATGTGCTGGGCGGAAAATTCAACATGACCGATATCGCCGCCGCGATCGGCCTCGGCCAGTTCGCGCATATCGACGCCGTCACCGCCACCCGTCGCCGGCTGGCGCAGCATTACTTCGCGCTGTTCGGTAGCGACTTCGAAGCCCGCACCGGCGCGCAGTTGCCGGTGGCCGACTTCGAACAATCGAACTGGCACATGTTCCAGCTGGTGCTACCGCAACGCATCACCCGCGCCGATTTCATGGAGCGGATGATGGCGCTGCAGATCGGCATCGGCTACCACTATCCGGCCATCCACCTGCTGTCGCTATACCGTGCGCGCGGCTTCACCGATGGCATGTTCCCGGTTGCCGAGCGGGTCGGCCAGCGCATCGTCTCGCTGCCGATGTTTGCCACGATGACAGAGAGCGATGTCGAACGCGCTGTCGCTGCGGTACTCTCCGTCCTTCAATAA
- a CDS encoding EamA family transporter: MNLPTFGFILTGICLNAIAQLLLKAGTNAVGAIHLTAENWFSTGIKLATQLPILGGLTCYVVSVLVWIIGLSRVDVTIAYPMLSLGYIINAVGAWYFLGEMVSMQRILGIGVIIVGVILLARS, from the coding sequence ATGAATCTCCCTACCTTCGGTTTTATCCTGACCGGCATCTGCCTCAATGCGATCGCGCAGCTGCTGCTCAAAGCCGGCACGAACGCTGTCGGCGCGATTCATCTGACCGCCGAAAACTGGTTCTCCACCGGCATCAAGCTGGCCACGCAATTGCCCATCCTCGGCGGCCTGACCTGCTATGTCGTGTCGGTGCTGGTCTGGATCATCGGGCTGTCGCGCGTCGATGTGACGATTGCCTATCCGATGCTCTCGCTGGGCTACATCATCAACGCCGTCGGTGCATGGTATTTCCTTGGCGAGATGGTGTCGATGCAGCGCATCCTCGGCATCGGCGTGATCATTGTCGGCGTGATCCTGCTGGCGCGTTCGTAA
- a CDS encoding glycosyltransferase family 39 protein, whose translation MADLHKSRAFVWTLAFFFCVIWFYALDARILVPTDEGRYAEIAREMVATGDWITTRLNGIKYFEKPPLQVWMTAITFELFGLGEWQARFWTGLCGLIGIAAVGYTGRKVFGGRVGFDAALVLGSSLLWAMLGHINTLDMGLSAMMTLALCGLLVAQRNDATATERRNGMLLCWAGMALAVMSKGLIGVLLPGAVLFVYTFVARDWMIWKRLHAGWGLVVFFVITTPWFVLVSIDNPEFPQFFFIHEHFQRFTSKIHHRAGPIYYFVPLLLLGMVPWLGVLAQGFWQGVRNRGNGFQPEKMLLVWAAFIFFFFSISSSKLPSYILPIFPAMALLIACYLRHVTQRAIAINAGVLVAIGLAGLALVNRIPPLAKSDFELPLYTAYMPWVAAAAAIAACGGVLAFLARRHTERSVVLIAVAGFLASQCLMLGHDPLGRFAAGYELVPAVQAEMTPQTHMYLVNRYEQALPFYLERTMTLVAHADEMEFGLGRQPELWIPDLNVFVAQWSARYGTGAREIAIMHPDTYRDLKQRNIPMRVIASDPRRVIVSNQPQPLS comes from the coding sequence ATGGCCGATCTCCATAAATCCCGCGCTTTCGTCTGGACCCTGGCTTTCTTCTTTTGTGTCATCTGGTTCTACGCACTCGATGCCCGCATCTTGGTGCCGACCGATGAAGGCCGCTACGCCGAAATCGCGCGCGAGATGGTCGCCACCGGCGACTGGATCACCACCCGCCTGAATGGCATCAAGTATTTCGAAAAGCCACCGCTGCAAGTCTGGATGACGGCCATCACCTTCGAGCTGTTCGGCCTGGGCGAATGGCAGGCGCGTTTCTGGACCGGCCTGTGCGGCTTGATCGGTATCGCTGCGGTCGGCTACACCGGCCGCAAGGTGTTTGGCGGGCGGGTCGGTTTTGATGCCGCGCTGGTCCTCGGCTCGAGTCTGCTGTGGGCCATGCTGGGCCACATCAACACGCTTGACATGGGCTTGTCGGCGATGATGACGCTGGCGCTGTGCGGCTTGCTGGTGGCGCAACGCAATGACGCCACCGCCACCGAGCGCCGCAACGGCATGCTGCTGTGCTGGGCCGGCATGGCACTGGCGGTGATGTCGAAGGGCTTGATCGGCGTCTTGCTGCCAGGTGCGGTGCTATTCGTTTATACCTTCGTGGCGCGCGACTGGATGATCTGGAAACGCCTGCATGCGGGCTGGGGCCTGGTGGTTTTTTTCGTCATCACGACGCCCTGGTTCGTGCTGGTGTCGATCGACAATCCGGAATTCCCGCAGTTCTTTTTTATTCACGAACACTTCCAGCGCTTCACCAGCAAGATCCATCACCGCGCCGGCCCGATCTATTATTTTGTGCCGCTGCTGTTACTCGGCATGGTGCCGTGGCTGGGTGTGCTGGCACAGGGGTTCTGGCAGGGCGTGCGCAATCGCGGCAATGGCTTCCAGCCCGAAAAAATGCTGCTGGTCTGGGCGGCGTTCATCTTTTTCTTTTTCAGTATCTCGAGCTCGAAGCTGCCGTCCTACATCCTGCCGATCTTCCCGGCGATGGCCTTGCTGATCGCCTGCTATCTGCGCCATGTCACGCAACGCGCGATCGCCATCAATGCCGGCGTGCTGGTGGCCATCGGGCTGGCCGGCCTGGCTCTGGTCAATCGCATCCCGCCGCTGGCCAAATCGGATTTCGAGCTACCGCTCTACACCGCCTATATGCCGTGGGTTGCCGCTGCCGCGGCGATCGCAGCTTGTGGCGGCGTGCTGGCTTTTCTGGCGCGCCGGCATACCGAACGCTCGGTCGTGCTGATCGCCGTCGCCGGCTTTCTGGCCAGCCAGTGCCTGATGCTCGGCCATGATCCGCTCGGACGCTTTGCTGCCGGCTACGAGTTGGTGCCGGCCGTGCAAGCCGAGATGACACCGCAGACCCATATGTACCTCGTCAATCGCTACGAGCAGGCCTTACCGTTTTATCTCGAACGCACGATGACGCTGGTGGCCCATGCCGACGAGATGGAATTCGGCCTGGGCCGGCAACCCGAGCTATGGATCCCGGACCTCAACGTCTTCGTCGCGCAATGGTCGGCCCGCTACGGCACCGGCGCGCGCGAAATCGCCATCATGCATCCCGATACCTATCGCGACCTGAAGCAACGCAATATCCCGATGCGCGTCATTGCCAGCGATCCGCGCCGGGTCATTGTTTCCAACCAACCGCAGCCTCTGTCCTGA
- a CDS encoding Mth938-like domain-containing protein, protein MKLHHTTTQQYQTVTSYDADGVDINLRHYTTSLLVLPEMAPIDWPVTGFETLTTEHFDHINSLQPDVVILGTGVRQRFIHPRLCASLTDRRIGVECMDNQAACRTYNILMAEGRKVALALIFEAPPT, encoded by the coding sequence ATGAAGCTGCATCACACCACTACCCAGCAATACCAGACCGTCACTTCCTACGATGCCGATGGCGTCGATATCAACCTGCGTCATTACACAACGAGCTTGCTGGTGCTGCCCGAAATGGCGCCGATTGACTGGCCGGTAACGGGATTCGAGACGCTCACTACCGAGCACTTTGATCACATCAACTCGCTGCAACCCGATGTAGTCATCCTCGGCACCGGCGTGCGCCAGCGCTTCATCCATCCGCGCCTCTGTGCTTCGCTGACAGATCGCCGCATCGGCGTCGAGTGCATGGATAACCAGGCCGCCTGCCGCACCTACAACATCCTGATGGCCGAGGGCCGTAAAGTGGCACTGGCGCTGATCTTCGAGGCACCGCCGACCTGA
- a CDS encoding pyridoxal phosphate-dependent aminotransferase, translating into MRPIQKSRKLADVCYDIRGPVLEKAKQMEDEGHKIIKLNIGNLAVFGFDAPDEIVQDMIRNMQNASGYTDSKGLFAPRKAIMHYTQEKNIAGVTIDDVYLGNGASELIVMSMNALLNTGDEVLVPAPDYPLWTAAVSLSGGNPVHYVCDEQAGWFPDIEDIKRKINANTRAIVVINPNNPTGALYPDALLLQIVELARQHQLIIFADEIYDKVLYDGVTHTSMASLADDVLFITFNGLSKNYRSCGYRAGWMVVSGQKKHARDYIEGLNMLTSMRLCANAPGQYAIQTALGGYQSINDLVGPGGRLLRQRDLAHKLLTAIPGVTCVKPKSALYMFPRLDPAMYPIANDQDFAYQLLAEERVLIVQGTGFNCPTPDHFRVVFLPNTDDLTDAMGRIARFLEGYRKSHGTS; encoded by the coding sequence GTGCGACCGATTCAAAAATCCAGAAAACTGGCAGACGTCTGTTACGACATCCGTGGTCCCGTGCTGGAAAAAGCCAAGCAGATGGAAGACGAGGGCCACAAGATTATCAAGCTCAACATCGGCAACCTGGCCGTGTTCGGTTTCGATGCCCCCGATGAAATCGTGCAGGACATGATCCGCAACATGCAGAACGCGTCGGGCTATACCGATTCCAAAGGCTTGTTCGCGCCGCGCAAGGCGATCATGCACTACACGCAGGAAAAGAATATCGCCGGTGTCACGATCGATGATGTCTACCTCGGCAACGGCGCCTCCGAGCTGATCGTCATGAGCATGAACGCGCTGCTCAATACCGGCGACGAGGTGCTGGTGCCGGCACCCGATTACCCGCTCTGGACCGCCGCGGTTAGCCTGTCGGGTGGCAATCCGGTGCATTACGTTTGTGACGAGCAGGCCGGCTGGTTTCCCGATATCGAGGATATCAAGCGCAAGATCAACGCCAACACACGCGCCATCGTCGTCATCAATCCGAACAATCCGACCGGCGCGCTGTATCCCGATGCGCTGCTGCTGCAGATCGTCGAACTGGCACGCCAGCACCAGCTGATCATCTTCGCCGACGAGATCTACGACAAGGTGCTGTACGACGGCGTCACGCATACCTCAATGGCGTCGCTGGCCGATGACGTGCTGTTCATTACCTTCAACGGCCTGTCGAAGAACTATCGCTCGTGCGGTTACCGCGCCGGTTGGATGGTGGTCTCGGGCCAGAAAAAACATGCGCGCGATTACATCGAGGGCCTCAACATGCTGACCTCGATGCGCCTGTGCGCCAATGCGCCCGGGCAGTACGCAATCCAGACCGCGCTCGGCGGTTACCAGAGCATCAATGACCTGGTCGGTCCGGGCGGTCGTTTGCTGCGCCAGCGCGACCTCGCGCACAAGTTGCTCACGGCGATCCCGGGCGTGACCTGTGTCAAGCCGAAGTCGGCGCTGTACATGTTCCCGCGGCTTGATCCGGCGATGTACCCGATTGCCAATGACCAGGATTTTGCGTACCAGTTGCTGGCCGAGGAGCGCGTGCTGATCGTGCAGGGCACCGGTTTCAATTGCCCGACGCCCGACCACTTCCGGGTGGTTTTCCTGCCCAACACCGATGACCTGACCGACGCGATGGGACGCATTGCGCGCTTCCTCGAGGGCTACCGCAAAAGCCACGGCACTTCCTAA
- a CDS encoding homoserine dehydrogenase yields MKPIKVGLLGIGTVGAGTFNVLKRNAEEITRRAGRRIEIAMVADLNVERARALTNNECEVVDDANLVVNHPDIDIVIELIGGYGIAKSLVLQAITNGKHVVTANKALLALHGNEIFKAAQEKGVIVAFEAAVAGGIPIIKSLREGLTANRIEWIAGIINGTTNFILSEMRDRGLDFNTALLEAQQLGYAEADPTFDIEGIDAAHKVTLMASIAFGIPVQFDKAHVEGITQLQAIDIGYAEQLGYRIKLLGITRRTPLGIELRVHPTLIPARQLIANVEGAMNAVVVQGDAVGATLYYGKGAGAEPTASAVIADLVDITRLFTAEPGHRVPHLAFQPDAMTDTPILPMSEITTSYYLRLHVADQLGVLAAVTRILADSDISIDAMLQKEPADGETQTDIIMLTHQTQEKRVDVAIARIEALATVIGKVTRIRLEELE; encoded by the coding sequence ATGAAACCCATCAAAGTAGGCCTGTTAGGCATCGGCACCGTTGGTGCCGGCACATTCAATGTCCTTAAGCGCAATGCCGAAGAAATCACCCGGCGCGCCGGTCGCCGGATCGAAATCGCGATGGTCGCCGACCTCAATGTCGAACGCGCCCGCGCGCTGACCAACAACGAATGCGAAGTCGTCGACGATGCCAATCTGGTCGTCAACCATCCCGACATCGACATCGTCATCGAACTGATAGGCGGCTACGGCATCGCCAAAAGCCTGGTCCTGCAAGCCATCACTAATGGCAAGCATGTGGTCACCGCCAACAAGGCCTTGCTGGCCCTGCATGGCAACGAGATCTTCAAGGCAGCGCAAGAAAAAGGCGTCATCGTCGCCTTCGAAGCAGCGGTGGCCGGTGGCATCCCGATCATCAAGTCGCTGCGTGAAGGCCTCACGGCCAACCGCATTGAATGGATCGCCGGCATCATCAACGGCACCACCAATTTCATCCTCTCCGAGATGCGCGACAGGGGGCTCGACTTTAATACCGCGCTGCTCGAAGCCCAGCAGCTCGGTTATGCCGAAGCCGATCCGACCTTCGATATCGAAGGCATCGACGCCGCCCACAAGGTAACGCTGATGGCATCGATCGCGTTCGGCATTCCGGTCCAGTTCGACAAGGCCCACGTTGAAGGCATCACACAGTTGCAGGCGATCGACATCGGCTATGCCGAACAGCTCGGTTACCGGATCAAACTGCTGGGCATCACCAGGCGCACGCCGCTGGGCATCGAGTTGCGCGTCCACCCGACGCTGATCCCGGCCAGGCAATTGATCGCCAATGTCGAGGGCGCGATGAATGCGGTGGTGGTGCAGGGTGATGCGGTCGGTGCGACGCTGTATTACGGCAAGGGTGCCGGCGCCGAGCCAACCGCGTCAGCCGTCATCGCCGACCTGGTCGACATCACGCGCCTGTTCACGGCCGAGCCGGGTCACCGCGTACCGCATCTGGCATTCCAGCCGGATGCGATGACCGACACGCCTATCCTGCCGATGTCCGAAATCACCACCAGCTACTACCTGCGCCTGCATGTGGCCGACCAGCTCGGCGTGCTCGCGGCTGTCACGCGCATCCTGGCGGATTCGGATATCTCGATCGACGCGATGCTGCAAAAGGAACCGGCCGATGGCGAGACCCAGACCGACATCATCATGCTGACGCATCAGACTCAAGAGAAGCGTGTCGATGTCGCGATTGCGCGCATCGAGGCGCTGGCGACGGTGATCGGGAAGGTGACGCGGATTCGGTTGGAAGAACTGGAGTAG
- a CDS encoding GFA family protein, with the protein MEKNVRQMPGSCHCGTVKFQVRLTDGLNTARRCNCSYCRMRGAIAVSAALKDIEFITGEETLTLYQFNTMQAKHYFCSRCGIYTHHQRRSNPDQYGINAACLEGISPFDFEEVPVNEGGIHPNDNVAKSGPSVAGYLRFLPKKNDQDK; encoded by the coding sequence ATGGAGAAGAACGTCCGTCAAATGCCAGGTTCATGCCACTGCGGAACAGTAAAATTCCAAGTCCGGCTCACCGACGGGCTCAACACTGCGCGGCGTTGCAATTGCTCGTATTGCCGAATGCGCGGAGCGATTGCAGTCTCGGCAGCGCTGAAGGATATCGAATTCATTACCGGCGAGGAGACGCTGACTCTTTACCAGTTCAACACGATGCAGGCAAAACACTATTTTTGCTCGAGGTGCGGAATTTACACGCACCATCAACGCCGGTCAAATCCGGATCAATACGGAATCAATGCAGCCTGCCTGGAAGGAATCAGTCCATTTGACTTTGAAGAAGTACCAGTGAATGAAGGAGGCATTCATCCCAACGATAACGTTGCCAAGAGCGGTCCCAGCGTCGCAGGGTACCTACGATTCTTGCCCAAAAAGAATGACCAAGATAAGTGA